CTGCATGTGGACCGTAACTGGCTAATGGCTGCAGGAGCTGGTGTCACTGGTGGGACCAGTCTAATTCCTGACTCGGTGCCTCCTCTCTCAGAGCCTGGGGTCTGACTAAGACCTGGAACCACTGACCCACAACAGGACCTGGACGTTTTCTGACTCAGCAGTGGGACCAGGTTAATCTCTGGATCAGCGTGTCTGGCATGTTCTGCTTCTGCCTGCAGAGTTCCCTGCTGAAGCTCCAGGcgctggagggggaggggggcaccTCGCTGGGTCCGTCCCCAGAGGAGAGCCCCCCTGCCCTGGGCAGCAAGGAGCAGAAGAGCCCCCGCAGCCCCGTGGAGctcggagggaaggaggagaagacacAGGCTGTGTGCCACcgtgaggacagacagacaggtacctgtctgtctgtctgtgtctctgcctgtctgtttgtcggtctgtgtctcacctgtctgcctgtctgtctgtctgtttgtcggtctgtgtctcacctgtctgcctgtctgtctgtctgtctgtctgtctcacctgtttgcctgtctgtctgtctgtctgtctgtctgtttgtctgtctgtgtctcacctgtctgtctgtctgtctgtttgtctgtctgtgtctcacctgtctgtctgtctgtctgtttgtctgtctgtctgtctgtctgtctgtttgtctgtctgtgtctcacctgtctgtctgtctctctgtctatctgtgtctcacctgtctgtctgtctgactgtgtgtgtattgtggcTCAGACTTGATGCAGGTTGTCGTTATAGTTAAGACGTGAGACAGGTTTAAGGTGTGAGACAGGTTAAAGGTGTTAAACAGGCTCTTGAGTTTAGAAACTTCAGAATCGCTTCATCTATAAAAtctacaaaaacattaaaatcctttttttacttCATAAAATCATTCAACATGAATTAACTTTGTCAGATGCAAAAACatctgattctgtgtgtgtgtgtgtgttggcacgCGACCTTGCTGTTTCCCTGAGCTGCTGCTATTTATGGAGCAGAAGTAAAAGCTGCAGCACGTGAGTCACAGATTCTCATTGAAGCTGCTCGGTTGAGTTTATATATGATTACATCCCATAATCGATCAGATCATTGGACCTGAACGATCCGCAGATCAATCGATTAGTCGatctacaaaaacaaaagttttgtGCTATTGTTAGTCTCAGTTCTATAtcattgattttattgtttgagTAGGACGTTTTCCAGGTtcttcaggaggttctagtggtcactgatgttcttcaggaggttctagtGGTCACGGATGTTCTTCAGGTGGTCGTAGTGGTCACTGATGTTCTTCAGGAGGTTCAAGTGGTCACTGATGTTCCTCAGGTGGTTCTAGGGGTCACTGATGTTCTTCAGGAGGTTTTAGTGGTCACTGATGTtcttcaggaggttctagtGGTCACTGATGTTCTTCAGGTGTTCATAGTggtcactgatgttttttcaggaggttctagtggtcactgatgttcttcaggaggttctagtGGTCACTGATGTTCTTCAGGTGGTCGTAGTGGTCACTGATATTCTTCAGGAGGTTTTAGTGGTCACTGATGTTCTTCAGGAGGCTCTAGTAGTCACTGATGTtcttcaggaggttctagtGGTCACTGATGTTCTTCAGGTGTTCGTAGTGGTCACTGATGTTCTTCAGGTGGTCATAGTGGTCACTGATATTCTTCAGGAGGTTTTAGTGGTCACTGATGTtcttcaggaggttctagtaGTCACTGATGTTCTTCAGGAGGCTCTAGTGGTCACTGATGTtcttcaggaggttctagtagtcactgatgttcttcaggaggttctagtagtcactgatgttcttcaggaggttctagtGGTCACTGATGTTCTTCAGGTGGTCGTAGTGGTCACTGATGTtcttcaggaggttctagtggtcactgatgttcttcaggaggttctagtagtcactgatgttcttcaggaggttctagtGGTCACTGATGTTCTTCAGGTGGTCGTAGTGGTCAGTGATGTTCTTCAGGTGGTCGTAGTGGTCAGTGATGTtcttcaggaggttctagtGGTCACTGAGGTtcttcaggaggttctagtGGTCACTGATGTTCTTCAGGTGGTCCTAGTGGTCACTGATGTTCTTCAGGTGGTCCTAGTGGTCACTGATCTTCTTCAGGCGGTTCTAGTGGTCACTGAGGTTTTTCAGGTGGTTCTAGTGGTCACTGATGTTCTTCAGGTTGTTCTAGTGGTCACTGAGGTGTTTCAGGAGGTTCTATTGGTCACTGATGTTCTTCAGGTGGTCCTAgcagtcactgatcttcttcaGGCGGTTCTAGTGGCCACTGATCTTCTTCAGGTGGTCCTAGTGGTCACTGTGGTTCCTCAGGTGGTTCTAGTGGTCACTGAGGTTCTACAGGCAGTTCAAGTGGTCACTGATGTTATTCAGGAGGTTCTAGTGGTCATTGTAGTGGTTACTATGAGGTTCTAGAGAAACGTCTGTCCGTCATGTGAGGTTCTAGTCATCGTTCATATGGTAGTTGTGGCCACAGAGGAGATTTGAAAGGTTCTAAATGATTCTAGTGGTCAATGTGTACTTCAGATGGTTTTGTGGTGATTAAGAGAGTTCTTAAAGTGATTTCAGCGGTTTAAGTTGTCACTAGGAAGGCTCTAGAGAGTGGTCTTTGGAAGGTTCTAGTTCTGAGTTTGTAGAGGTCTTTGAGGAGGCTCTAATGCTCATTAAATGAGGTTCTGAGGTGCGTCAGGTGGTTCTTGAAGAGGTTGTTGTGGTATTCCTTGAGGTTAACACAGCTGTTGAATGTAAACATACACTGAGTTTTAACAGAACCATCTTGTGTCTTTGCAGAGCTGCTGACGCTCCGGACCAAACCCCCCCAGTCCTCCAGACACCAGTCCAGCCAGCAGCCCCTGACCCCTGACGGAGCGCTGCCCCCCAGCCCTCACCACTCCCCCTACTCCCCCCAGAGGAGCAGCCCTGGGGGTGGGGGAGTagggggagaaggaggcggagctctgctccagctgctggcaggcggccccgcccccctcccctccccacgaTGCTCCAGCCTCAGTCTAAGGTTCAACTCTGATCCCGACACTGCACCTTCTCCGCCCTGCAGCCAGCAGTACATCCTGTgagtctcacctgtctgtctgcgtgtttacctgtctgtctttctgtctgtctgtccgtttaCCTGGTTGGTCTGGACTTAGTTCTTGTTGGTCTTTGGGAGTTTATAGTTTAGTAtagtctctttgtctttgtgtaaaTTCAGCATCAGTCAGGCCTCTGGTCCGAGTCGGTTAAATGTCCAGACATGTAACAGCGTCAACGTCCTGATTCTTGATGTAGCGGATGTGAGGATGAATCCGTTTCTGGTTGACCTGCATCATTAGATGTCTTCTATAATCCCTCCTTCATGTGACCCACAGCCTGAAGCTCAGGGTccaactcttctctctctttaatactcactgaatctgaatctgcttcctgtctctgtgttggTGTCCAGGTCTCGAGGTCGCGGGGACAGGACGGAGGGATCGGAGGACCAGTATCTCGCCTCCATCCCCTTCCTCACCAGACAGATTCAGGCACTGAAGAAGAAAGTTCGCCGGTTTGAGGATCAGTTCGAACAGGAAATGAACTACAAGGTAAATACAGCAGGGAGCCGCAGTCCAGtgcagaaccaggaccaggaccaggtccaGGACCAGGTCTTGGTCCAGGAGTGGGTCTAAAGAAGGTTCAGACTGAGTTTAGAACAAAACTAAACTACAAATCCTTTCAACGACACGTTGTATTGAATTGTCTTTCGTCGATTCACTGTGAAATAGATTTATGTTTATAACTTTGTTGTGTGGAGATTCTGTCCGTGATGTTCTGATGAGTTCGTCTCCGTCTCTCAGCCGTCGCACAACGACAAATACTCGAACCCAGAGATGATCAGCGTGATGAGTGAACTGGCCAAAGCACGTAAACAGCTCAAAGGTAAAAAACCCGACTTCACCGTTTCTCTGTTCAcgtcagtacacacacagtaacgTCGACGACGCTCGTTAAAACATCAATTCTCTTCCAGCATCAGACGAAATGTAACTTCTCCATGAAAACATGAGGATGAAGCTGAGCAGctgtttgttcacatgttcatgtttctggtCACTTTTCAAAACTATGATGATATAAGAACAGCTGATTGAAAGtcattgattgtctttatatacagtcactgactctgtgtgtgtgtgtgtgtgtggggggggggggggggggggggggggggggggtgtgtgtgtgtgtgcagagctgaGACTCAGACAGTCGGTGTTTGAGTCAAAGGAGCAGGACGGtccagaaaacacagacatctGCAGGTAATACATCcactcagagtgtgtgtgtgtgtgtgtgtgtgtgtgtgtgtactcagtCAGTGTATCAATGTGTCCTGCAGGTACGTCTCTGGGCAGCAGGGGGCGGGGGAGCACAAACCAACCGTGGAGGAAACGGTAGAGTCTCTGTTCAGACgcctgagagagaagagacgagatcTCGGTCTCCCTGACAACATGGAGgtgagatgatgatgtcacacaaccttcttcttcttgtccagTCTGAAGACAAGTctgatcactgtgtgtgtgtgtgtgtgtgtgtgtgtgtgtgtgtgtgtgtgtgtgtgtgtgtgtgtgtgtgtgtgtgtgtgtgtgtgtgtgtgtgtgtgtgtgtgtgtgtgtgttcaggagaTGACCCAGGCTCAGATGGTGCTGGAGAAGATCACTCTGCAGAAGTGTCTGTTGTACTGTGAGAGTCTTCACGGTCGACCAGTGAGTCGTCACctcctgatgacatcacagctgatgacatcacagctgatgacatcacagctgaTGAGCAGTGATCATACGTAACAAGTCAAATCTTTCTGACGCAGATCAACAGAAATGTGGAGTGCTTCCTCACATCACATGACAGTAGAAACGTGGAATGTCTGTGAAACTAAGTTCATGTACTCAACTACTGATTCTACCATTTTAAGGTActtttcagagggaaatattgctGATGATCTTAAAATGATGATGTAATGTAGCAGGTTAGTTCTCAGGAGTGATGTCATTACAATGACGTCTAAGTGATGATTAATGcatcatatattatttatttatgtaattaaatatacatttatctCACATACATATatcttaaatataaaatatctgtctgtgtctcagggaACCAGACAGGAGAAGAACCTGGTGAAGCCTCTGTACGACCGATACCAGATGATCAAACGTTTGCTGTGCGCCAGCCCGCCCATCGCCACCATCGTGAgaaacacacgacacacacacacttcctgtttctcacTGCTAACATGCTAACGCTAGCACCCAGCAGGTTTTGCCTGCCAGGAAAAGGAATAAAAGTCTTTCTTTGTCAGACTTATGGAAAcataatgtgttttcatgtgaatgtttgtgtctctcaggaggaagaggacggatCTGACGAAGACTCCATGAGTTCAGTGACAGTGGGCGAACTTCCTCTCCCACTTCCTCCCAGACCGACCCGGCCGGCGGTCGGCGAGGAGGACAGCGACCGGGACAGCGACCCGGCTTTCGTGTCCCCGATAGACGAGGTGAAATCCGTCCGTCAGCAACCTGTCGTCGCCACGGCGAACCTGCACGAACTCTCCAGGTCAGTGAGCCCGTCTGACAGTTATTACGACCCTACTTTGACGGTGTTAGGATGAATTTGTGCCTCACTACGCAACAGCTTACTCacattttttacaacaaaactatgtttccatgacatttacaaatattttacttattttattcTGACTTATGATACAAGAAGtttatattttgatattttcattattcaataACTTACTTTGTGACGTCACTGTGGACTCAGgtatcagctgctgcagagtctGCGGGAAaccagagcagagaagaagagcaggcGAAAAGCTCTGAGGGAGTTTGAGGAGCAGTTTTACCGTCAGACTGGAAGGTGAGCGACAGACCAGGACGTAATAAAACTAGACATCATGTCATGTGGACGATGTTGGTGAAGGGAAAACAGAATTATACCAGTTCTGTTGAGTAAAGTAGTTGtaaagtttctctttttgtctgagCAATATCAAATactcacactttttttcagtttaagcTTAATAGAAAAAcgtgaaatattcacatcttttatttttcatgctcatagtttttcttcctctgacacacaaactGTTTCCTGACAGAATCTGCCAGAAGGAAGATCGCACTGCGATGAAAGAAGAATACCAGGAATACAAACAGCTGAAAGCTAAACTCCGCCTGCTGGAAGTTCTGCTCAGCAAACAGGACGTCGGCAAAACGCTGTGAGGCGCCGGACGCTCGCCTCCGTCCCGACGCTGCTCGACCGGACGGCATCAGTTCATAATGTGTCAGAAAGTTTCCTTGCTGTAAAGTGTACAACTGCACGGGTACAGTAACTGTGAACATGTTCTTCTTCCATTGCACACGTGGGATTAGAggaccaaaacattttcatatgagACAAAGTGTCTCTGAGTGTTTGTCTGACTGAAGCACTTTAATAACTAGCGGAGTCGTGAGGACGATCTACAAGATGGAGGCAGGTTGTCGGTCAAATGAGGAAGAATCCAATCACTGAACCTTCGTTCCATACGAACAAACGACCACAAGCTGCAGTTTGGTTTCTTACAGTTGAGAATAAAGCAGCAGTTTAATGaggagaataataataatctgagtCTCACTTTCTACTCATTCTGGAGCTGAAGGCGGCCGGAGTCAAACCAAGTTAGTCGTCCTGAAATAGTCGTGAGATCAACTGTCCGACACATTCTTTATTATTCTACTCACCAAGTCAGTGAAATGAGGAAATCTACAGCTGACTGGGAAAATCAAAGAATGAACTTTCAATGTGTTTGACACGTACAGTAAACGTACAGTAACCCTGAGGAACCTGACGTGATCCAGAGCTGCTGTGCTTCAGTGTCCAGTTGAAATCTGGACCGGAAGCGTTTGTGGATGAAGATGCAAAAGTTCATGTACTGTGAGTCCAGAGTAATGTGGAGGGATGCATCTGTATTTATATCATTATGTTGAAAAAGagaatttatttttgtccaaagATAATATGCAACATGGTCTGAATTTAAAGATCTTTGTTTGTCCTGTGATTTTCAGATCTGTGACGGAAAATCTGCTCCTGCAAAAAAAGTCAACTGAATGTCGGATTTGTAGAAAAGGGCTCAACAACTAAACACcgaaaaatattacaaacacgAGTCACAGCAGCTGAAGATGAGCTGAGCGTGATCGTACCGAAGGGACAGTACGTGTTtcatcaaatgaatgaaaacgtGTTGGAGCCGTTTTTACGATGTAACTTCAAAGTcacatgaacaaaatgtgaaaaacagagagaaatatttagttctatataattaaaaaaaatatatatatatattattttacctAAAACTCAAACCAGTGGAGCTTGTGTCAATCATGTCGCTGCGTCTCCAGATGTTTCCTGAACTGCTGAATGTGATTCGCTGTAGATGTGATGATGACTCATACTGTGATGAAGAAATTGTCTGTGTTGTGTAATTCTGGCTTGCCTGATACATTTCTACacaaagttaaaataaatatttttgctaaTAACACaaaagtttgtctttttacagaagatacattttcatattagaatatttaaagtttattttccaTCATTTATTTCTCTGAATAAACAGTTGAATAGTTAATAATGTACAGTTTATTATTCTGAAATATCCGGACGAAATAAGAGTTTTAACACATTTATACTTTAAGTTTCAAGCCCCGCCCCCTATGGGAGGTGGAGCTTGGTGACTGGTGATGTCACTCATAGTAAAAGCTGTCAGTGACTCTGAAGACGTCGGACGAGCCTTCGTACGGGCTGATGACGGGTCGCAGGGCTTTCATCTGTTTGAAGTGTCCAAAGTGTTTGATCCTGTAGGAGCCGCCGGGGGTCGAGGGCAGGATGTGCCACTCCACGGTGGCGTTACTCCGATTGTTTGAACCCTTCAGCCAGTGAAACCTGCAGCCAGAGACGATATTGATGAACCTTTAACTTCAGCCTCACATGGTCTGATACTTTTATTAACTAGGTTTTATAATTAACTCATGGCCTCATGTCTCCTGCCTGTCAATCATGTGAACTATCAGGTATTTTAGTTACAAATGAAGATTTACACAGTAATTAGATGAAAAACTTATAGATataatcacaaaacaaaaaataaatctgataattcaaaatataaatagtTATTAGTTGCAGCTACAGCAGTAAAGTACTGTTAACAAATGCTCGAGTAATAATGatacaaatataatattaaCAGTCAAAGGAGACAGGAGTATTTATACTTGTTATACTTTCAGTCAATATATACTTACGTGAATTTTTTTCACTATGGTATTActacccctaaccctaaccctaacccttaatGATCTTAACACTTCCTCTATTCCTCTATTACACACTAATTTACCTGGTCTCCCAAGATGCATCAGTGTACACAACTTCCCAGGCTGCTGTTCTATTGTCATAGATCTCCACGGTAACAaaggttttttctctctgcagcagacaaacaggaggttaggaaggagggaaagtgagagtgaaggagagaaggaggcatTTGCGTCTCACCATGTCTCCTGAGTGTCTCGGGTTTCCTGCTACGAATGTGACTGAGACCACATCACCCTGGAAAACATCCAAACACTGTAGTTGATGATAGTTAACTAACAAACAGCAGAGTGTCATCTGCATATGGATGTGAACGGACTACCTGTCTGTAGACGGGATACACCTGCTGCACGACGTCTCCAAAGCTGCTGTTGGCTGGTTTCCTGTCGACAGGCGCCGGAAGCAGCAGATTGAAGAGCTTCTTGAAGAACGGAGGCTCTGGTCCGACCGGCAGCTCCGATACTTTGTCctgaaaacacaacatcttCACTGTCAGTGTTCCAGTGACAGAAGAACCGAGCCATCTGTGAAACTTTTGATGTTCATTTTCCGTCACTGCTCAGTCAAACCTGTGCGATGGCTCTGGCCAGCCCTCGGTACTTGTGCAGGTAGGCACTGAGAGTGTGCGGACCATAGATGGTGGAGGCTCCTTCATAACGCTGCACCTGAAAAACATCAGTAATAAATtagtcagtaaaaaaaatacgtTTTCCTCTGATCTCGCCTGAAAAACTGAACGATGCAGTGAAAGTTCTGAATCATTTAAACTTTGTTTGGTGTCCGTTTAATGGACGGCTCTAAATACTACAATACCCATGAGCCTTGGCTGTTGTGTACCTGGTACTCTTCATAGGTGGTGATGTAGTGAGTGTACACGTTGCTGAGGCCGGCGATCACCACCTCCGTGTCCCGGAGCGTCGcctccgcctccagctcctgacaccaacacacagtgacatcagcCGACAGGTGTCAGGTGTTTCATGATGCTGCTGTTTGTCGTCATGACGACGCTCACCTGTTTCACAGCTTCTCTCAGCCTCCTCCCGGACATGGTGCTGTCAACGTGAAGAGCAACAGGGTCATGCATCCATGACCGGAAATAGATGAAGCACTtgatgatatataaaaaaatttatgTAGAAATAATCATCAGTATAAAATTAATAGTAGTAGTACTACAGTAGTCATTAGAATAAAACTAATAGTAGTAGTACTACAGTAATCATCAGTTTAACACTAATAGTAGTAGTACTACAATAGTCATTAGTATAAAACTAATAGTAGTAGTACTACAGTAATCATCAGTTTAACACTAATAGTAGTAGTACTACAATAGTCATTAGTATAAAACTAATAGTAGTAGTACTACAATAGTCATTAGTATAAAACTAATAGTAGTAGTACTACAGTAATCATAAGTATAACAATAATAGTAGTAGTACTACAGTAATCATAAGTATAACACtaatagtagtagtattgtTACGTCATCTCTCCTGGAACAGCTACGACAGCCACTGAACCGATGGTGATGATCTGAACATCGACAATCTGAGGATGCCACGGCAGAGGCCAGttcatctgcacacacacacacacacacacacacacacacacacacagggttgtgTTAACAATACCACATGACTGACTGtagctcttcttcctcctcctcctcacctcccccgTGCTGAACAGGATTGGTTTGGGATGATGACATTCCTGCGTCTCATTGGACGGCTCGCCCAGGAGAGCGTCTCTGATCCCGTCCCAGAACGGGTCGCCTTCCACGGCACCttcacccagagagagagacagttacATGGCTGCCGTCAGCAGCAGAGCGACAGTAGAATGAAAGTAGAGCGACTGTAGAATCACCCTGAGTAAAGTTGAGGTCTCCTCCACCATCTGTTGTTCCTGCTGCGAAACTGTGACCCAGAGCTGGTTTGCATGTActgacctgacacacacacacacacacacacacacacacaaaggaccatatgatttttttttctttcaggcacTTCCTGGAGCAttaagcctgtgtgtgtgtgtgtgtgtgtgtgtgtgtgtgcgcgcgtgtgtgtgcgcgcgtgtgtgcgcgcgtgtgtgcgtgcgtgtgtgcgtgtgtgtgtgtgtgtgtgtgtgtgtgtgtttgttgctgaccgtgtgtgtgctgtttatctgaactttgacctccgTCATGTTGACCCACTGATGAGCAGAGTGCAGAGGCCCAGTCACCTCCTCAACTGCGTTGGCGTACAgctcctgcagggggcagcaacacacacacagtcagacaggcagacagacagacagacacaaagacacacagagagaccgacagatagacagacagacacgcagagagacacacagagagacagacagagagacagacagatagacagacagacagacagagagacaggcagacagacagacagacagacacacaggcagacagacagacagacagacagagagacagacagacagagagacagacagacagacagacagacagacagagagacaggcagacaggcagacagacagacagacagacacacagagagacaggcaga
This Scophthalmus maximus strain ysfricsl-2021 chromosome 16, ASM2237912v1, whole genome shotgun sequence DNA region includes the following protein-coding sequences:
- the LOC118287239 gene encoding protein FAM13C-like codes for the protein MFCFCLQSSLLKLQALEGEGGTSLGPSPEESPPALGSKEQKSPRSPVELGGKEEKTQAVCHREDRQTELLTLRTKPPQSSRHQSSQQPLTPDGALPPSPHHSPYSPQRSSPGGGGVGGEGGGALLQLLAGGPAPLPSPRCSSLSLRFNSDPDTAPSPPCSQQYILSRGRGDRTEGSEDQYLASIPFLTRQIQALKKKVRRFEDQFEQEMNYKPSHNDKYSNPEMISVMSELAKARKQLKELRLRQSVFESKEQDGPENTDICRYVSGQQGAGEHKPTVEETVESLFRRLREKRRDLGLPDNMEEMTQAQMVLEKITLQKCLLYCESLHGRPGTRQEKNLVKPLYDRYQMIKRLLCASPPIATIEEEDGSDEDSMSSVTVGELPLPLPPRPTRPAVGEEDSDRDSDPAFVSPIDEVKSVRQQPVVATANLHELSRYQLLQSLRETRAEKKSRRKALREFEEQFYRQTGRICQKEDRTAMKEEYQEYKQLKAKLRLLEVLLSKQDVGKTL
- the asah2 gene encoding neutral ceramidase isoform X2, with protein sequence MANRKSCCGASVLEVTLSCLFIVMTAVCVTLITLMVTWKTHTDPEPTPPPQHKPYLIGVGRADCTGPPADVPLMGYANPQQTAAGIHTRLYSRAFIVDDRRRRVVFVTADVGMISQRLRLEVLKALQVKYGDVYRQDNVVLSGTHTHCGPAGYFQYTLFMISSKGYIKASIEPLVNGIVKSIDRAHRNMKPGRIYRNKGEVDDSSLNRSPHSYLNNPEDERDRYQWNTDKQVLVLKFTDEDGDGMGMLSWFAVHAVSMNYTNRMVSSDNMGHASYLLEQDKNPGTLPGQGAFVAGFSSSNLGDVSPNTRGPHCMNTGLSCDYLNSSCPTKMCQGFGPGNDMFDSTRLIGHNIYRKAKELYANAVEEVTGPLHSAHQWVNMTEVKVQINSTHTVSTCKPALGHSFAAGTTDGGGDLNFTQGAVEGDPFWDGIRDALLGEPSNETQECHHPKPILFSTGEMNWPLPWHPQIVDVQIITIGSVAVVAVPGEMTTMSGRRLREAVKQELEAEATLRDTEVVIAGLSNVYTHYITTYEEYQVQRYEGASTIYGPHTLSAYLHKYRGLARAIAQDKVSELPVGPEPPFFKKLFNLLLPAPVDRKPANSSFGDVVQQVYPVYRQGDVVSVTFVAGNPRHSGDMREKTFVTVEIYDNRTAAWEVVYTDASWETRFHWLKGSNNRSNATVEWHILPSTPGGSYRIKHFGHFKQMKALRPVISPYEGSSDVFRVTDSFYYE
- the asah2 gene encoding neutral ceramidase isoform X1, with the protein product MANRKSCCGASVLEVTLSCLFIVMTAVCVTLITLMVTWKTHTDPEPTPPPQHKPYLIGVGRADCTGPPADVPLMGYANPQQTAAGIHTRLYSRAFIVDDRRRRVVFVTADVGMISQRLRLEVLKALQVKYGDVYRQDNVVLSGTHTHCGPAGYFQYTLFMISSKGYIKASIEPLVNGIVKSIDRAHRNMKPGRIYRNKGEVDDSSLNRSPHSYLNNPEDERDRYQWNTDKQVLVLKFTDEDGDGMGMLSWFAVHAVSMNYTNRMVSSDNMGHASYLLEQDKNPGTLPGQGAFVAGFSSSNLGDVSPNTRGPHCMNTGLSCDYLNSSCPVGGTKMCQGFGPGNDMFDSTRLIGHNIYRKAKELYANAVEEVTGPLHSAHQWVNMTEVKVQINSTHTVSTCKPALGHSFAAGTTDGGGDLNFTQGAVEGDPFWDGIRDALLGEPSNETQECHHPKPILFSTGEMNWPLPWHPQIVDVQIITIGSVAVVAVPGEMTTMSGRRLREAVKQELEAEATLRDTEVVIAGLSNVYTHYITTYEEYQVQRYEGASTIYGPHTLSAYLHKYRGLARAIAQDKVSELPVGPEPPFFKKLFNLLLPAPVDRKPANSSFGDVVQQVYPVYRQGDVVSVTFVAGNPRHSGDMREKTFVTVEIYDNRTAAWEVVYTDASWETRFHWLKGSNNRSNATVEWHILPSTPGGSYRIKHFGHFKQMKALRPVISPYEGSSDVFRVTDSFYYE